The following proteins are co-located in the Gorilla gorilla gorilla isolate KB3781 chromosome 18, NHGRI_mGorGor1-v2.1_pri, whole genome shotgun sequence genome:
- the CCL22 gene encoding C-C motif chemokine 22, producing MARLQTTLLVVLVLLAVALQATEAGPYGANMEDSVCCRDYVRYRLPLRVVKHFYWTSDSCPRPGVVLLTFRDKEICADPRVPWVKMILNKLSQ from the exons ATGGCTCGCCTACAGACCACGCTCCTGGTTGTCCTCGTCCTCCTTGCTGTGGCGCTTCAAGCAACTGAGGCAG GCCCCTACGGCGCCAACATGGAAGACAGCGTCTGCTGCCGTGATTACGTCCGTTACCGTCTGCCCCTGCGCGTGGTGAAACACTTCTACTGGACCTCAGACTCCTGCCCGAGGCCTGGCGTGGT GTTGCTAACCTTCAGGGATAAGGAGATCTGTGCCGATCCCAGAGTGCCCTGGGTGAAGATGATTCTCAATAAGCTGAGCCAATGA
- the CX3CL1 gene encoding fractalkine has translation MAPISLSWLLRLATFCHLTVLLAGQHHGVTKCNITCSKMTSKIPVALLIHYQQNQASCGKRAIILETRQHRLFCADPKEQWVKDAMQHLDRQAAALTRNGGTFEKQIGEVKPRTTPAAGGMDESVVLEPEATGESSSLEPTPSSQEAQRALGTSPELPTGVTGSSGTGLPPTPKAQDGGPVGTELFRVPPVSTAATWQSSAPHQPGPGLWAEAKTSEAPSTQDPSTQASTASSPAPEENAPSEGQRVWGQGQSPRPENSLEREEMGPVPAHTDASQDWGPGSMAHISVVPVSSEGTPSREPVASGSWTPKAEEPIHATMDPQRLGVLITPVPDAQAATRRQAVGLLAFLGLLFCLGVAMFTYQSLQGCPRKMAGEMVEGLRYIPRSCGSNSYVLVPV, from the exons ATGGCTCCGATATCTCTCTCGTGGCTGCTCCGCTTGGCCACCTTCTGCCATCTGACCGTCCTGCTGGCTG GACAGCACCACGGTGTGACGAAATGCAACATCACGTGCAGCAAGATGACATCAAAGATACCTGTAGCTTTGCTCATCCACTATCAACAGAACCAGGCATCATGCGGCAAACGCGCAATCAT CTTGGAGACGAGACAGCACAGGCTGTTCTGTGCCGACCCGAAGGAGCAATGGGTCAAGGACGCGATGCAGCATCTGGACCGCCAGGCTGCTGCCCTAACTCGAAATGGCGGCACCTTCGAGAAGCAGATCGGCGAGGTGAAGCCCAGGACCACCCCTGCTGCTGGGGGAATGGACGAGTCTGTGGTCCTGGAGCCCGAAGCCACAGGCGAAAGCAGTAGCCTGGAGCCGACTCCTTCTTCCCAGGAAGCACAGAGGGCCCTGGGGACCTCCCCAGAGCTGCCGACGGGCGTGACTGGTTCCTCAGGGACCGGGCTCCCCCCGACACCAAAGGCTCAGGATGGAGGGCCTGTGGGCACGGAGCTTTTCCGAGTGCCTCCCGTCTCCACTGCCGCCACGTGGCAGAGTTCTGCTCCCCACCAACCTGGGCCCGGCCTCTGGGCTGAGGCAAAGACCTCTGAGGCCCCGTCCACCCAGGACCCCTCCACCCAGGCCTCCACTGCAtcctccccagccccagaggAGAACGCTCCGTCTGAAGGCCAGCGTGTGTGGGGTCAGGGACAGAGCCCCAGGCCAGAGAACTCTCTGGAGCGGGAGGAGATGGGTCCCGTGCCAGCGCACACGGATGCCTCCCAGGACTGGGGGCCTGGCAGCATGGCCCACATCTCTGTGGTCCCTGTCTCCTCAGAAGGGACCCCCAGCAGGGAGCCAGTGGCTTCAGGCAGCTGGACCCCTAAGGCTGAGGAACCCATCCATGCCACCATGGACCCCCAGAGGCTGGGCGTCCTTATCACTCCTGTCCCTGACGCCCAGGCTGCCACCCGGAGGCAGGCGGTGGGGCTGctggccttccttggcctcctctTCTGCCTGGGGGTGGCCATGTTCACCTACCAGAGCCTCCAGGGCTGCCCTCGAAAGATGGCGGGAGAGATGGTGGAGGGCCTTCGCTACATCCCCCGGAGCTGTGGTAGTAATTCATATGTCCTGGTGCCCGTGTGA